The window ggcgcgcccttctcgcctcctcttctcgccgcgccgagtGCGGCCTCCCCGCCCGCGTTGgctctgtctcctgcgccggcACCGTTCGCACCCCCAgcccccgtcgccgcgcctgtctccgctgagAACgggctggaggcggcgggcttCGGCAGCGCGAACatcttctgcgccggcggccagGCGCCAGGCGTCCCGAGTGCCTTCGCGTTCAAGCCTGGCGGAGGcttccgcggccggcgaggaggaggacgcagaaggtAGCCGCGACAAACAGCCCTAAACAggcctcccccccgccaCCCCCCCACCCTCCGGAGTCGACGCGCGCCCACATTCGAGTGCATGCGCTGTGTGTATTCACGGGGCCCGAATGTGTTGACTTTTGGGTTTCAGTCGAGGCAGGCTGGCGAGATGGTCGCCTTCCCCGAAGAGCAAGGCAAGCCTTTTCGCGCATCCGAAAGGCCGGGCTGTGGAGCTTGCCTGAAGAGTATGCAGAGAGCGCTTCACTTCGCGCAAGGCTTTCGAGAGAGAatgcgccgcttcctctcgaCTCATACGCATGTCCCTGTGTGTAATTACATCGAGCAGGGGCCGGCTATTTGAACGGATATTTAAAaatgtgtgtgtgcgcgcctggagagcgCATGCATAAAGTCTTTTCAGTCCTGTTATGCGTGCAGAGAAGGGCGCGGGATTTTTGCTTTTTCGTGGGATTGACAGCTGCATGCCAAACTTCTCGAACATTGTCACTTCAGGCATATCCTTCTGCGTTCCGATTTGTcgcgccacacacacaccccGTGCTCCCCAACGCACAAGCGCGAGAAATCAAGCACCCTGCCTGCGATATTCAGATAtacctatatctatatatatctatagaTAAAGATATACATGTATCTAGATCTAGGTCCTtctgtatacatatattaaGAGTGCCGTTAAGTAGATGTAGTAGACATGGACACATATAGCGCCCAGCACGCTGCGCGTCCCTACATGGAGGAGGCGAATaacgaaaaagaagagagatgGAAGACCTTTCGGCGAGGCACGCGTAGATCGCACTCGCGGCGACTGCCGCTTCGTCTTTCACCGCTAGCTGGAGTGAAAGGCTTCGAAAGGAGGCTTCGGGGTCAGATGGCGCACACACCCTCAGCGTTCAAAAATTTTGCTCCTGGCGGACAGCCACTCACGCTTGAAAAAAACCTTACCCACTGGCCTCGAatctgcgcgccgctcgagCTGTATCTTTTTCTTGACTCTACACTCTGAAGTGTTTTTCGCTAACGGACTTCGTGAACGGCAACACCACGAGACTTTGCATGTGCTGGAGCCACGCACCGCCGTCGCGACCTCAAAGAACCCTCAAAGCCAGCTTCTTGTTTCCTTTAGCCCccccctctctgcttctATCTCTTTGTCTGCCTGTTTAtctcgctctctgtctcgctcggCGGAGCTCTCTTGATTCACGCGGTTTTTGACGCCGAgttcgcgcgagaggcctccgcggcgggcaTCCAGAAAGGCAGGCGAACAGTCcactgcgcctcgcccggAACGAGCTTGACGTGGAGCGGCGAGAGCACGCGAAGCGTCTTGACTTCGTCTTCCCACGcctccggaggcgcgccgccacacAAGAGACGCGCAGATTCGACAGGcaaagacgaagaagaagcgggaggcgaagggaGCGCGGGCgtcaggcgctgcgcagggaGTGACGAGGGAATCCGTCGGACGCGGATCGCGCTcacgctctccgcgccgtcgttcttcctctccctccccgaAGCTTCCTTCTCAGCTTCTTCTCGGAGCCCGTCGTCGACGAGCTCCAGTCCCAGCGTGGCGAGACTCatgctccgcgtcgcctgcagcagaggaaTGTAAATCACCaatgccgccttcgccttctcgtttccctccttctctgtctctgtgcgcAGCGACTTCCCCGTTTCGCGTTCTTTTTTGCTGGCCTgggtcgcgcctctgccgcgcccgacctcctctccctccttcgtCACTGTCTCCTTTTTGCCTCCCCCCAGGGCCTCGGAGTCGAGGCTGAGGCCTTcctgctcgccctctccgccgccgtctgctctCCCGCGGCTCCCGGCGCTCTCAGCGCCAGactcgtctgcggcttcaTCCACGGACGGGGAAgactgcgaagaagaaggcgaaaaagTAGGAagtgaagaggaagaagacgcgaaggaagaaggTGCTGATGGCGAAAACGCTGAGGGAGAGGGGACGACGATCTTCAGAATGGACGCCTCGGAGTAGCAAATGCCTTCAGGGTGATggtcgcggaggaaggcgttGAAGTACCAGGACCGAAACGCAGTCTGTGCATCGTCTGCCTTCCTGCTGTTGTCGTTGCACTGTCGGcatgccgcctgcgcggaaaCAACGACACATCGCGAGGGTTCAGGGCTTAGCGTTAGGGGCTTGGGGACATCCACGCCCTAGGATGTCCAAATgcatatctatacatatatacataagcTCATGCACGCATACACATAGAGTCGTCAatttatatgcatgtatatgaACGTGGATAGGCTCGGAGGGGAGCGCGTTCTCACCTCGAGGACGTCGACCGGTAGAGTCATCGCTTCGCCCCTTAGGCGCTTGGAGAGCAAGCGATGAATGTGCAGATCGGCGTACCGCCGAATGGGAGACGTGAAGTGCATGTAGCTCGACAGGCAAAGCGCCCAGTGTCTGAAGAGGAAAGAACTCGCAAAATGCGAAGAGCACGCATCCCTACTGGCTACATCCGTATTTCACagacacatgcatgcatctaGAGGAGCAtggatatgtatatatatacgtctatatatgtacacgtacatacataccaCATACAtgctcatatatatatatatatatatatatatatatatatgtatacctatatgtatatataagtatatcTACAGATAGACACGCCTACATTCATGCACGTATTCTTGCATGCGTATGTGTCTGAAGTGTCTTTTCCTTACGCGTACGAACGCGGCTCAGACGCGGCTCGACtgcgaagcgaggcgcgcgaaaacCCGGCAactgcgcgccctctgcttccgtctgtcgcgtcctctgcgtctcgccgtcgttcctcctcgcgccttctcgggTTTTCGCGGACTGCTCCGGATGCCGTCTGCttgccggcgccgagcgtcGCTGGGGAGATGTACTGAGCTTGCAGAAAGAACTCTTGGAGAACCGAAAAACAGAGGGCCTGCTCACAGATGGAAcacagaaagaaaaaggcaACGCGTCTCGAATGGACAGGGAAACACACTGCGCAGTCCCGCGAGGCCAAGGCGAAGAGACCAGATTTTCTTCACGTGGAGAGGAGCAGATTCAACGCGGCTTTACGCGCACTGGAACACCAGACTGAGCGTGAGCTGTAGAGAGAGGCGGGACCTAAGGCAACACGACGCTTGTGAGAGCGCGAATGCGCGGATTTCGAGTTTGAGAAAATATATACACATTCGTTCAAGAACGACCTCCTCACCGATCCACGCAGCATCGAAAAGTACCAAGTTTTTGGTCTAAAATAGGATACACGCGTTAGACCTGGAAGAGTGGTAACTGGTGTCAGCGTGACGCTGTATTTTACACGAGTCTGGTACACCGTATTGATTtcgagaggcagcagctACGCGCCAGACGAAGCCGAGGCAATCACCGCACGCAACCCAAGCCGTCAAAAGAAAACCCGAGAGCTGCGGCGATATAAGCAGTTGGCAGCGCCTACGAGACAGCCTTAGGCGACCGCGAGTGACAGTAGCTAAAACAGAGTCGCACACAGAAGCACAGAAGCAGCTTGGGAGGAATTCTGAAGAGAGCATGGAGAGCAGCCaagagacgcgcgactcACGTTGTAGACCGGCGGATTGAGGCGCGTTTTCAAAAAATCGAGGAGGTGGCTCAGTTTGACGCCGCGCACATCGTCCTCAAAGTCTTCGCCTTTCAGCGCCGCTTCGGCCGTGAAggcgctcttctccgcggcatTCGCAGCTTTCCCGATCTCACGCAAATGCATCTGGAAGCCTGCCCACGTCTGCGGGTCGAGTTTCTCTTTCAGATACTTGACAGCTGCTTCGTTGCTGCTCGCGTGGGCACGAAGCAAGCCGCCAAAGGCGAGAGGCCTCGGCTCTGTCTCGCGCTCGGATTCGGCCTCGGCgcactcgcctctctcccagGGCGTCTCGCATGCGCCcacctcgtcgccctcgccctccgcctccttctccgccttccgccctcctccgcgttcgctgtctgcttcgcgcccgTTGGACTCGGCGCCGACGGTGTGTGTGGAGTGGGAGTGGTTGGGCTCGCAGCTGTTTTTcacgcagccggcgcggggcTCCAGGCCCCCGCAGGCCGGTGCAGCCTCGCGTTCGGCGCCCAGAATCTCGTTCGCCACGCAGTGGTTCGCTACAATCATGCTctcctcgacgaggaggtGCGAGAGCGGATTGACTTCCTTcacagcgagcgcgcgcggcttcagcgTCTCGCGATCCggggcgaagcagagcgacAGCCGGCCCGCGCTCGAGAGGTGGATGGCgccctgccgctgccgcagccgctggcggcgcgacgtGAGGAAGTACGCCGTCACCAGGTCGACCGAGACGGCCGCTGAAGGGATAAAGGcacagcgccgcgacagGCGACCGAAgtgagacgcgcgagacgcacacacgccgcgaggaagcgcacGCCGCACACCCGCGAGTCGGCTGCCGAGACGCGGAAACGCAACACGaaacgcagcgaaggcggcccGACACAATTCACTCTAAACCCCAACGTGAACAGAGCAACCCCTGTCTTTGCGGTGGATGTGGAAGGGACTCGAGACGGAACCGAGCTTCACGAatgcgcggcaggcgtccgggcgcctgcgtgtggCGCAGCACAGTCGGCATTCTGCGAGGAAAGGACGCAGCTATCTGTCTGGCGCGTACGCGGAATTCCGTAGCGTGCACCGATCTCGCCGACGAGCTCATGGACGCGTTCCTTGCTCTCAACccacatgcgcatgcgctctcctcgcgtcgccgcatcgGCGAGTTTCGCCTTTCCGTCGCCCGCCAcgccggcggctggcgccgccagaggccCTCCGCCAGTCCAGAAAAGCCTGTTTTCATCCGCGTGACCGCCACTAGCCTcgaccgcgagcggcgcggcttcgccctggaaggcgcgcggaTGGTCGCGCACCAGAAAGTCCCacaggaggccgccgcatgccgctgaggcgcgagaggacgcgaacggagacgctgcgagcaccggccgcagcgcgcccgggacggcgagaaggaatCCATCTACCTGGCTGTagtcgaggcgcgcgctgcgatCCGCACACAGGTcacaacatatatatatatatatatatatatatcaaggtacacatgtatatagtggtacatataaatatgtatatgcatatagcTATGTATCTAGGTACTAAGGTCaagagaaggaggcagaACACGACGCTCGCAGAGCTCACTGACTCTTGTGGGTATTCCGCCGAGGCGGCCAGCTCGCCGCAGTGCGTCTgccttccgctctctcccgcggcgtcACAAGCACGTTGACAGCTACATGACCGTAACTGAAGGAATGGACGCTCTACATGCCTACGTAACGTTTTGCCAAGAAGGACGCTAGATTAGCCTGACCCACTGATCAGACGAGCGTCTGAAAAtaagttttctctcgctgttgcGATGTGCGAGGACAGAAATCCATATAGTACATCTACTCAGCGGCCTGCTAGCAGCGTCGTGTCCCTCTGGCGGGTTCGGTATGTTGGCTTACGCAGTTCGAATGAGTGTcttcgcgagccgcggcgaccgcacCTCAGGTGCGAGTAGCTCGCCGCGTTCGTTAAGCGTCATgaagacggagaaggcgaggcggtcgACGCCCGAGTGGAGACTGCAGACACCCTCGCTCAGCGCCGCAGGAAGCATCGGGAACACCCTGAAGAGAAGGGAACGTCACGCACGAGAGAAGCTATTTGAGGTGGAATAAGACTTTTCTGGCGAGTAAGGTGTGTTGAATTTCTTCAAATTGCAGAAGCCAGAACCGAAACGCAagggcggccgaggcgcgggCCTTCTCACGCAGgcctgcagacggcgacgagaacGACTGAGAGTCAGTCCCACGTTGCGCACAACCCCATCGGAGATCGCAGACACTTGCGCGCGGACACCGCACAGAGCGAACGTCGCGAAGGTCTGCGCACaacggcagacgccgccagaCGCAGACAACAAATCGCAAAAAAGCGATGCGCATCGCTCAAACGTATGGCTTACTTTGCATCGAGGTAGACGGTTGTGGCCCTGagggcggcctccgcgtcgaggAGCGAGCCCTCTGGAACGAAGTGCGAGACGTCTGCGACATGCACGCCGAGTTCaaagagcggcgcggcttcctccggCGTGGCCGCCTCCCCGCCGGTCGCCCCTCCAGGAGCAATGCGGACGAGGCTGACCGCGTCATCCAAGTCCTTCGCGGTCGGCGGGTCGATGGTgaacgcgcgcagcgcggcagtTTGAtacggcgcagccgccggcgaccccggaaaggcgacgcgcgccagcgacgaaTCGACGGAGGCGTCATCTGCCTTGCAGAGCGTGAGGCGTCGCGAGAGCCTGACTGCTTCCAGCGAATGACCCCCGtcctccgccagcggctgcgcccgcgggggcCGGCAGTCGATTCGAAGCgggtccgcctccgcctccgccagccacGCGGGCCGCCCTGAGACCGGACAGGtgcggcggagctcgcggTTCAGAGTCTCCTCGATCTCCGCAGGGAAGCCCCAGGCGTGCGGCAAGCCCTCCatgtgcagcgccgccagcgcctcggcgagaACGTCGTCCGCCCCGCGGCTCCCCAAGCAGCGCGCCTCAGACGAGCGCGGAGCGAGCGCcgaagcggctgcagagacaggagaggctgcagagacaggagcggccgcagaggcggcagaagaaggcggcgccggcgctggtgcggcagctgcaagagccgcgcgcgacgtcgGCAGCCCGACCGGGTCGACACGCGCGaacggcgagccgcaggaggcCGTCCAcggcccgcggcgcagcacgaccagcgcggccgtcgctggcgacgcgccagACACCGCATCCGCCGACTCGTCGGGAAGTCCCCACGCGCGCTGAATGGCCTCTagcagcggcgaaggacgCAGGGAcgtcgcgagcgcctcctcaaGCGCGGAACCACACGCCTccgacggagacgccggagACAAAGAGGAGTGAGAAGGGTGAGAAGGGTGAGAAGggtgagaaggcgcggagggcgacgaggccgacaACCGCTCTGCGGCAGGGCTGTCTGCGAAAGGCGTGGGCGGTGGCTCGAATAAAAGAGCAATAGGAACCAGAAAGGGCGGAAGACGGGAGTCGCTGAAGGACGAAACGCACGCGCAACAAACAAAGTACAGAGGAACGTGGGCACTTCCACGCATTACGGAGACACACTTCTCACCGTCGCCATTCCGCTCTCTTCCCCCCCAGCGGTCTATCCCCCTCAATGCATCTCTGCGCGCGGAAACGGAGCTCAGGTCCTGCTGAACTGCTGCATGGTGTTTCCTTTCTCGTCCATAACTGACGCGCACTGAAGCGACTCAACGCCTAACGCAAGCTTGAAGGACACAAGGGGCACATAATTACACTGCACCTGCAAGATGCTTTCTACGGCGCTTTGCGAGTGgggtgtctccgcctgcttAGGCGACGCACTCATATCGTCTGTCTGCCCGGCGCATTCGCGTGAACGCCTACTGTGGGACGACAACACGATGAGACTGTTGAAAGCGCGAGGAAAGAATAAAACGAGCAAAAACCAGGGACGAGGCCCGGAGTGGAAACTCCACAAGCCGACATAAAGACTATCAAGGCGCCTCCGGTGTGTGCAAGGCGCCTATGCGACAAACGAGACTCGAACCAAAACAGGGATGCGAGAGATACGCCTTTATTGTTGCATCTGAAGAGAGTGGGGAATGCGTGAACTCTGGGCAGCGCCTGAATACGCCGAGTGGAAACTTACCGGGGCTGCGCTTTCAGAAATTGGCTCTCTTCGGCTTCATTCGGCGCGAGTGGAtttgcgtctctcttcttcgcgctaGCGGACTTGGTCTTCCGCCCCTTGGTGCCGACGTCTTCGGGCTCATgtgcgtcttctttctctctgtgtccTTTCttgtgcgccgcgcctgttTGCCCTCCTTCCCCTGCTGCCTCTTTGGGGGcctgtgcggcgcgcgcgccaatTTCTGCATCCGCGCCCGTTTTGCCTTCCTccggccgcgcctgcgcgcggctccgcgcggcgccttcgctgttGTGTGtccccgcggtcgcctggCTAGCcggctctgcgtgcgcgtcggcTTTTCGTGGCGCATTGACCTCGCGAAGCCGTTTCAGGAACGCGTCAATCTTCGCTTGCTGCGGCGGAATCACGCAGACGACCTCGGTCGTCTCTTTGCCCTGCGACAGAATGCGAACGACGCGCCCCGTAGGGAGGAGCTCCGCAGCCGGAGGCTTGA is drawn from Besnoitia besnoiti strain Bb-Ger1 chromosome VI, whole genome shotgun sequence and contains these coding sequences:
- a CDS encoding hypothetical protein (encoded by transcript BESB_066460), which codes for MPRQTRCDSHEACAPSDVPDDEAAHAPSVFSPLPSLAQTQADAAHSRSVFRFSRASSPPLAVTAASQSPPQRAHAPCASQGSPLASDAEGPFASAGRSHRDGHRHEVRRVGDSAFGAPARSPSTTSRPSSPPVSSRRAPPRPAAAPPDASAAGSPVSPLSPRGPPGLPWGLCPAHAAAQGWRRAQPPPGWPSAPQSPPLSPHAPPQSPARAPRTPGGLTRPAPQAPQSLRTWPGPLGPSQPPPRPPRAPCRSRAPPAVASPRVRTSFSPHPALPPMFSPLSAPAFAPCPAAGVAGSSAGGYAPPLGPPSPAEARAWPRGDPRLLARAEGRRPPASAADSHFFAWPESTPAGVPASASASRGGDSGVDRVAERFLEPRQTRASPSEAGERETVQTEEIGRGKKKPLGGPKKGAKKAERDGTGGGASSERETPIFEKHWSPEAAEEGLKRGLLVKGLLQVAAFQTDRSVLLVDPASCPPDLLAVVPYKRVRATATSAVLVSSASSSSSSSSGTPQSALGGAAPASPHRPQGHLLQFDLGGFVARNRALHGDIVAVTFLPRFYTERVLTTRKMLFPPSGSPSSAAAPPSLSPSSASSSASPSSSAATSEAERCARGAAEGTAEGAPEGAQGSRKTGASTQSERPGTEACEALKPPAAELLPTGRVVRILSQGKETTEVVCVIPPQQAKIDAFLKRLREVNAPRKADAHAEPASQATAGTHNSEGAARSRAQARPEEGKTGADAEIGARAAQAPKEAAGEGGQTGAAHKKGHREKEDAHEPEDVGTKGRKTKSASAKKRDANPLAPNEAEESQFLKAQPRDSRLPPFLVPIALLFEPPPTPFADSPAAERLSASSPSAPSHPSHPSHPSHSSLSPASPSEACGSALEEALATSLRPSPLLEAIQRAWGLPDESADAVSGASPATAALVVLRRGPWTASCGSPFARVDPVGLPTSRAALAAAAPAPAPPSSAASAAAPVSAASPVSAAASALAPRSSEARCLGSRGADDVLAEALAALHMEGLPHAWGFPAEIEETLNRELRRTCPVSGRPAWLAEAEADPLRIDCRPPRAQPLAEDGGHSLEAVRLSRRLTLCKADDASVDSSLARVAFPGSPAAAPYQTAALRAFTIDPPTAKDLDDAVSLVRIAPGGATGGEAATPEEAAPLFELGVHVADVSHFVPEGSLLDAEAALRATTVYLDAKVFPMLPAALSEGVCSLHSGVDRLAFSVFMTLNERGELLAPEVRSPRLAKTLIRTAARLDYSQVDGFLLAVPGALRPVLAASPFASSRASAACGGLLWDFLVRDHPRAFQGEAAPLAVEASGGHADENRLFWTGGGPLAAPAAGVAGDGKAKLADAATRGERMRMWVESKERVHELVGEIGARYGIPPAVSVDLVTAYFLTSRRQRLRQRQGAIHLSSAGRLSLCFAPDRETLKPRALAVKEVNPLSHLLVEESMIVANHCVANEILGAEREAAPACGGLEPRAGCVKNSCEPNHSHSTHTVGAESNGREADSERGGGRKAEKEAEGEGDEVGACETPWERGECAEAESERETEPRPLAFGGLLRAHASSNEAAVKYLKEKLDPQTWAGFQMHLREIGKAANAAEKSAFTAEAALKGEDFEDDVRGVKLSHLLDFLKTRLNPPVYNALCFSVLQEFFLQAQYISPATLGAGKQTASGAVRENPRRREEERRRDAEDATDGSRGRAVAGFSRASLRSRAASEPRSYAHWALCLSSYMHFTSPIRRYADLHIHRLLSKRLRGEAMTLPVDVLEAACRQCNDNSRKADDAQTAFRSWYFNAFLRDHHPEGICYSEASILKIVVPSPSAFSPSAPSSFASSSSSLPTFSPSSSQSSPSVDEAADESGAESAGSRGRADGGGEGEQEGLSLDSEALGGGKKETVTKEGEEVGRGRGATQASKKERETGKSLRTETEKEGNEKAKAALVIYIPLLQATRSMSLATLGLELVDDGLREEAEKEASGRERKNDGAESVSAIRVRRIPSSLPAQRLTPALPSPPASSSSLPVESARLLCGGAPPEAWEDEVKTLRVLSPLHVKLVPGEAQWTVRLPFWMPAAEASRANSASKTA